GCGAACTACCAACAGTTCAGTAGGAGGCTACCTTTCAGGGGCAGGTGAAATCCTCTATTCGTAGAGAATTCAATCCCTTCTTCAAGAAGAAGTGCTCTCTCATGGTGTATCTCCACCAGGCACCAACTAAGATATTACTGGATgcacaaactgaaattttaTCAACTAATTAATCCCCGGGTCTCCTGCCAGACATTTTAACAGCAGTTGTAAATCTCCTGAAATGTAGAAAAAGCAATATAAACCAATAAAAGAAGTGTGCTTAGAAATAATGTGAGAGGAATTAACCACATAAACAGgtcatgtatttttaattacaactGAATGAGAATGACTGAATTTTAAGGTCAACTGCATTTGTGTCTATCTGATTGTCTCATTTTCTGAGCGCTCTCAATGTAAAATAGGTtggagaaagaattaaagaaaatatgagtTTGAATGGAGATCTGTTAGGAGAGGGTGTGAAATAAAAAGGGGGAAGAGACAACAGCATTAAACAAAAAGTGCCTAGGAGTCTTTCCAATACATCCAGATCAGATACATACTGGCTTTTCTAGCTGCCAAAATGATGCCTAGTGATGGAAAACTACTACTCTATAATAATTTGGAGAGCTGGtgtaaagaacaaaattaatcGCTAAAACAGGAAAGGATGGTGAACAGAAAACTGCCTAACTGTGGGAATTCAGAAAGCTATCAGATCTTATTTTAATGTCCAGTCATGGGATATATTTTCCTAAATAGTACTTTGTAAAAAAGAGCAATAAATGCCTTCCTCATTACTTTTAGAGCTACTCCAAACACCAAAAAGCTGAATTCAGCAATACAATTTCTGTTAATAAAAAACCTGCATCCAATAAGAATTATTTCCCTAGGTTTAGTTACACACAAGAAAAGGTTTCCTTCCTCCAACAGAGCACCGTGAACCCCAAAGTCCTTACCCAAAAAGGCAGTTACAAATCTGGACACAATCCAAATGTTCATTAAATAAAGACAGACTAGTATGTTTTTAAACGATTTTAAGAAGTTAATTTATTGACAAAGGATATATAATCCTATATGTAGATGATCATAGTCTACATTGCTAAAAGGTGTGGAAAGAGTCCAGCTATTCTCTGTTATGATTTTTGTCAGCTGTATGATACCAAAGATGATTCCAAATTCCCAACTTCCAAgtcaatattttcattattacaaTTACCGTAAGAAACTTGCATTTATTTAACTGAAAGGTGTATGTGAAAATGCAATGCTTCATGCTATGGCCTGGCTTTCAGACCAGCAGGCAAAATGAAGAGTCTCCATGCAGGGAAGCCTGTCAGCACTAGTGGGACCATGCACTGATCCTCCTCCTgctcaggcagcagcacagccgctCAGGGATGCAAGGTCGGCACTGAAGGCTCCTTTACTCCCCCTCCTGGGAGGTCCGaacttcagctgctgcagctcctcacaAAGTAAATGGCCTGCTTTCTGCTCCAGAAGCGAAGGACAGGCGAGCTGGATGGATTTTGCAGATGAAGGCAGGAACTGGGAGGGGGCAGAGCTCATCCCTCAGCTGTATGCAGAAAGCAGCTTCACTGGGACAGATAGCCAGCCATTCCTCCTCTCCCATGCTGGGGAAGCTCAGGAAGCCCCTGTCTCACGCCAAGGCATGATCCTGTCCCATTGCAATCCTCAGACTCCTTGCACCTGGAACATCCCAGCATCCAGACCCCTTCTTTCCAGCTGCACTAAGGTGGACTGGTTTCCCTACCAATCGGGCAGTGCAGCAGCACTTCATACAGTGTCTGCAGTGTTGTCTTCAACTTAACCACACCAAAGTAGATAACATGCACCAGTACCAGCATTATCAAAGGTGAATAGGGCTGCAAAGTAATGCATGCATGAGCCCAGTGTAGACAGCAATGTGTATTTACTGCACCCTGCCTGAACGGCAtctgatatttttaataacacTATTACGCaagaactgaaagaaacatCTCTAAAGTAGGTAGATTAAAGCAGGTTTTCTGGATGCAGTTTTCACAGatttaaaaacacaagcaaacacaATTTCTGCACCAGAAGAGGCAAGACTGTACTGAAGGAGAAACACAAGTAGCTTGTAAAACTGATGACAATGGAGCAAATCCTTATGAATGCTTCTCAACACATCAATCACCCTGACTCCCAGCCACATCACACAGCCATTCCACCTTCCAAGCACTttcagacagacatcagtccACACCGCATAGGATTCCAAGATCTCCGAGTTTCTGGAAAATAGATTTAGTCGTAATTTTTGTGACAGATGGAGTTGATAGTCTCAGGATGAAAAAAAGCGCCAGTTTTGACAGGCAGCAGATACCGATGCCCCTTGTGGTTGGAGACGACGTTGCTCTGGAATTAAGGTAGCACGAAAACGAAAGGCAATGGGTAACTGCAACACTGATTTGTTATGCCCTTCTCGTTGTGccttaatatttatatttttgtgtctACTTCATTATAAGCAAAGCAAAGCGAACAGAGAGTGTAACAGCAAGGCAGGACGTCAGCAAGGTACTTTTGCCTTCAATGAAACACATTTCAGCCTCTTAACTAACGGCTTTGAAACAACTTTTACTAGTTGGCAGATCTTCATAAGGTATCAAAGAACTATACTGAGATCTACTGTATTTCTGTCAACAGGCATCCTCGTAGGTCAGTGTCTTAAGCCTGTGCACAAAAACCTCAACCGAGAAGCTGAGTTGAATGAGTTTAAAATCGTTAAGTGGAAAGAATGCTGCAATACTGAAGGCATAGCAAAGCAATACTTACATGGTCGCAGTATTTACGGGGTCGCAGTACACCACTAAGAGACCAAGCTTTGGTCTCTCTCAGCGTACTAACACTGAAAACCGGAGCTGCGTTTAGATTTCAGTAAGAACAAAGTCGGTCCCCTTTTGAGCCTGATCCACCCTACTTTTCGGGAAGCAGCTCTGCCCTCACTTGACTCAGTGGGAAGTTTGGGTACACACATCACTCAGGCTAGAGACCTTTTTTGTTCCCTGCTGTAAGGAGCAGGAACAGTTTAAGAAGAACATCCCTGCAGAAGCAGCACGGAGACCCAGGCCGCCTGCCCCTCCGCCTCCGCGGCTCAGGGCCCGGTGCTCCCGGGatgcgccgccgccgccgcccggccaGCCCCGCAGCGCCCGGtacccgccgccgccgctccgcgccTCCCGcaccgccgccgcgccgccttAACGGGAGGAGGGGCTCCTCGGGGGGCTGTCACTCTCCTTAAGCCTTTCCTTTCAAGCTTTGAATGTGAGCTGCCCTccagcccccctccctccttccctccctccagcAGATCGTAaagagaggaggggaggaaaaaaagtttcaacAACAGGCTGGACCAATAGCAAGTGGCGAAGCAGGGAAAGGGGGCCGAGCGAGGGGAGAAAGAagtggagaaaaggagaaagagagcgAGAGAGCGCAGGCTGGGGGGATGTGTAAAAGAAGAAGCGttgctaattttttttgtttgtttgcttttccatgcATGCATAATGAGGCCTAATCAGAGCACGTTGCTGCTGCTCGGAGGGCACTTTTGTATTTAAAgccttgcaaagaaaaaaagatccaCAGACGGATCCGCAGAGCAGCTTGCAGGGCTTGTTGACAACAGAAGCAGCATCAGTCgcccagagagaaagagacCCTGAAGGCTGCCTCTTCTTTCCCCGTGCTATCTTCTTGCTAACGGGGAGAGGCGTTTCTTCTCCCCGCCACCCGAAAGTGCAAGGCGTACCAAGAGGGAGTGAGCGGAGCCGGGACTGTGAATGGGATCGAAGCGGCTGGCATGTGCAGAGATGCTGCGAGCGGAGAGTTAAAAGCTCccgaggaggcagcagcagcagctgggcatttattttgtgcaaaaaaaagaaaagaaaaaaaaaaagaaaaaacagaaacgGAACTGCATGAGGAGCAGGGCAGCACCATGAGCTCTCCCGGCGCAGCCTGGAAGTCCATCAGCCCACTCCGAAGCCGCGCTCCTCCGAGCCCCCGTTTGCACTGATTCACCCCATCTCTCCGAGCGCCTTCGCCGCCGTCGCCAAGCCGGGAGCAGCGGGTGTGGGACACGGGACGGCCCCGGGCGCCTGCTTCGTACGGCGGCCTCGCCGGTTCCAGCTCCCGGGGGCTGGAGGGCCTGGGAGCCCGGCGCAGATGGATTGATGCGAGGAGACCTCATGCACACGGCCGGCGGGAGTTTTGCAAACTTTTCCACGGGCGgcagctccttctcctcctcctcgtcgTCTACCAGCGCCTCTCCCCTGCTCGCCTGCgccagccgccgccgccgcccgcgaTGGTGGCCCGCTCGCCCGCTCGGCacggaggcggcggcgggcgccgCTGGCCGAGGCCGGCCGCCTGGCTGTGGCTGGCGGCGGCGCTGGGCGCCGTGTGGCCGCCGCTGGGCTCGCTGGTGCAGGGCCGGCGGCTGATCTGCTGGCAGGCGGTGCTGCAGTGTCAGGGGGAGCCCGAGTGCAGCTACGCTTACAACCAGTACGCCGAGGCGTGCGCCCCggtgctcctgcagcagccgccggcgggaggcggcggggacGGCCCGGCGGCCGCTGCAGGCTCCGCCGCCTCCTCCAGGCGGCGGTGCCCCAGCCACTGCATCGCGGCCCTGGTCCAGCTCAACCACACCCGGCGCGGCCCGGCGCTGGAGGACTGCGACTGCGCGCAGGACGAGAACTGCCGCGCCACCAAGCGCGCCATcgagccctgcctgccccgcACCAGCAGCCCGGCGGCCGGCGGCCCCGGCGTGATGGGTTGCACGGAGGCGCGGCGGCGCTGCGACTGGGACAGCCGCTGCAGCCTGGCGCTGAACCGCTACATGACCTACTGCGGGAAGCTGTTCAACGGGCTGCGCTGCACGCCGGAGTGCCGCGCCGTCATCGAGGACATGCTGGCCGTGCCCAAGGCCGTGCTGCTCAACGACTGCGTCTGCGACGGGCTGGAGCGGCCCATCTGCGAGTCGGTCAAGGAGAACATGGCCCGCCTCTGCTTCGGCGCGGACATGGGCGGCAACGGCGCAGGCAGCAGCGGCGGCTCGGACGGCGGCCTGGAGGAGTACTACGACGAGGACTACGAGGAGGAGCCGAGCCAGAAGGGGAGGGACGACGCGGAGGACAATGCGGGCTCCGAGCCCGGCTTTCCCGTGCAGGCGGATAGCGCCGGCCGACCCGCCGCCGCAGCCTGCGCGCTGCTGGCCGCCCTCttgctgccgctgctgccgcAGCTCTAGCGTCTCCCATCCCctgccctccttcccctcctccgcGCCGGGCCTTCCTCGCCGGGCCGCCGCTGGCTTCCTGGCGGGCCCGGCCGGCGGGGCCCCTTCGCCCGGCGCGGTTTTAAACGCGCTGACCATTAAGCCTCCGGCCGTTTGTCCGGGCgccccttccccctcctccgCGTCTCCCCGAAGGCGGATGGTCCCCACTCCGCCCCCGCTGCTGCTCTCAGCCGCCGTTCGCGCCCGGCCCGGCCTTCACGGCAGCCTTGGGCTGGCTGAGCCGCTGCGGCCTTGCGGGCCAGCCGCCGGGGCGGAGTGGCCTGCGGGCTCTCGTTTTTCGGCGCTTGGTCTGGAGTGTGCACTATGCAGTTGCTGCCCCCCCGCCCGGTGTTAGCGGCAGGGGCCGAGCAGACGGAGAGGCTGCGGCGGGCTCCCCGCTGCTGCCAGCCGCCCCCACCCCGCCAGAACCCGGCGGTGACGGCGTGCCGGCCCTGGCGTTTTGTAAGCGTTTTGACATGAAGGTTAGGAAGAGGTGAGCTATCCACACTTGGTGCCAAAGCTGTTGCCGTGCTTGCTAGTTAACAACTTGATTATCATTCGCCAAGCCTCGCTCTTCACGATGCAGTGGTGCCCGAAAGTGGGTTATGCTGCATCTGCCATTAATTAAATTTAAGGAAATAGCAGACTGA
The Columba livia isolate bColLiv1 breed racing homer chromosome Z, bColLiv1.pat.W.v2, whole genome shotgun sequence genome window above contains:
- the GAS1 gene encoding growth arrest-specific protein 1 encodes the protein MVARSPARHGGGGGRRWPRPAAWLWLAAALGAVWPPLGSLVQGRRLICWQAVLQCQGEPECSYAYNQYAEACAPVLLQQPPAGGGGDGPAAAAGSAASSRRRCPSHCIAALVQLNHTRRGPALEDCDCAQDENCRATKRAIEPCLPRTSSPAAGGPGVMGCTEARRRCDWDSRCSLALNRYMTYCGKLFNGLRCTPECRAVIEDMLAVPKAVLLNDCVCDGLERPICESVKENMARLCFGADMGGNGAGSSGGSDGGLEEYYDEDYEEEPSQKGRDDAEDNAGSEPGFPVQADSAGRPAAAACALLAALLLPLLPQL